Proteins found in one Coregonus clupeaformis isolate EN_2021a unplaced genomic scaffold, ASM2061545v1 scaf0096, whole genome shotgun sequence genomic segment:
- the LOC121586112 gene encoding sialoadhesin gives MRSETLPWPFLIHCIWLGVMGVDASSWTADVPSSVSGLQGSCIVIPCSFNYPESEEKPSEFTGIWFKDTNDVIYHPDSSKVFTDYKGRTELVGDLRQKNCSLRIDPLHRNDKGPFYFRIEIEDHDKYSYIRDTVSIAVSSSPDPPSLSVREEVKVEEEVSASCSVSHSCPSDPPLLTWSHSGTPSVQSQQLTNGQWEVTSSLTFTPSITDHNKSLVCTAAYMGGKTVKRSKILNVKYAPVDVKVEGVSSVKEGDSVELRCSSDSNPAAHSYRWHNSRGPLPTTGPTITLENVTRLTEALFCTAINTEGQGQSSPMKLNVEYPPEIKVGSACTLDISMVTCLCIVDSEPPGTVEWSLPAGPLPSTRVERHGSVTMVTLQRALGFLETIHCNASNTQGNATLSFTVSTNDKMLMLYVSIGIAALVVVVILIPMSACLLTKKGSRRSDQPVTSKQDVDTAKGAFLDPSTSRKEQKDSSSEIHTNYYTNDHLYGNMEAEEDGDPYECVGGDDAVYANS, from the exons ATGCGGAGTGAAACATTACCGTGGCCTTTTCTTATTCATTGCATTTGGCTTGGAG TGATGGGAGTTGATGCCTCGTCATGGACTGCTGATGTGCCCAGCTCAGTGTCCGGCCTGCAGGGCTCGTGCATTGTGATTCCCTGCTCATTCAACTACCCAGAATCAGAGGAGAAGCCCTCTGAATTCACTGGCATCTGGTTCAAAGACACCAATGATGTTATATACCACCCAGACAGTTCCAAAGTATTCACAGACTACAAGGGTCGTACAGAGCTGGTGGGAGACCTCCGGCAGAAGAACTGCTCACTCAGAATCGACCCCCTCCATCGCAATGACAAAGGACCCTTTTATTTCAGGATTGAAATCGAAGACCATGACAAGTATTCCTACATACGTGACACAGTCTCCATTGCAGTGAGCA GCTCTCCAGACCCCCCCTCTCTGTCAGTGAGGGAGGAGgtgaaggtggaggaggaggtatctGCCTCCTGCTCTGTGTCTCACTCATGCCCATCtgatccccctctcctcacctggAGCCACTCCGGAACACCCAGTGTCCAATCACAGCAGCTGACCAACGGCCAGTGGGAAGTGACATCATCCCTGACCTTTACCCCCAGCATCACTGATCACAACAAGTCTCTGGTCTGCACAGCAGCGTACATGGGAGGGAAGACAGTGAAAAGGTCCAAAATACTCAATGTCAAAT ATGCTCCAGTGGATGTGAAAGTTGAGGGAGTGTCCAGTGTGAAGGAGGGAGACTCTGTAGAGCTGAGATGCTCCAGTGATAGTAACCCTGCTGCCCACAGCTACCGCTGGCACAACAGCAGAGGGCCTCTGCCCACCACGGGACCTACCATCACACTGGAGAATGTGACCAGACTCACTGAAGCCCTCTTCTGCACTGCCATCAACACAGAGGGACAAGGCCAATCCAGCCCAATGAAACTCAATGTAGAGT ACCCCCCTGAGATCAAAGTGGGCTCTGCATGCACATTAGACATCTCCATGGTAACCTGTCTGTGCATTGTGGATTCGGAGCCCCCCGGCACTGTGGAGTGGTCTCTTCCAGCAGGACCCCTGCCCAGTACCAGGGTGGAGAGGCATGGGTCAGTTACCATGGTGACCCTACAGAGGGCACTAGGCTTCTTAGAGACCATCCACTGCAATGCCAGCAACACACAGGGCAATGCCACCTTGTCCTTCACTGTGTCCACAAATG ATAAGATGTTGATGCTGTACGTTTCAATTGGTATTGCTGCATTAGTGGTGGTAGTAATACTAATTCCCATGTCAGCTTGCCTGTTGACCAAGAAGGG GAGTCGTCGTAGTGACCAGCCAGTAACCAGCAAGCAGGACGTGGATACAGCCAAGGGTGCTTTTTTAGATCCCTCAACATCAAG GAAAGAGCAGAAAGACTCCAGCAGTGAAATCCACACAAACTACTACACCAACGATCACCTATATGGCAACATGGAG GCTGAAGAGGATGGCGACCCATACGAGTGTGTTGGTGGAGACGATGCAGTCTATGCCAACTCGTGA